The following proteins are encoded in a genomic region of Aquella oligotrophica:
- a CDS encoding glutathione S-transferase family protein has product MDKPVLFIIPGACAFGSQVTLEWVNEAYQVGLTTPEIRASSQFKAINPSGKVGALKDGDNVVGENLAILLYLADKYQHKGICPPVGTQERAHVYQWLSYLSSTLHPAFGQVNFPGRFVTPESVDTFRQMALERLIAVLNYVNNSFNSHGLLVTDKPTIVEAQAYGLLRWSNGFHGNPPVVDINDFPQIKAFFELMEKDKAVKNALAIEAGNIDNLNDSQFAGYFLFN; this is encoded by the coding sequence ATGGATAAACCTGTATTATTTATTATTCCTGGAGCATGTGCTTTTGGCTCACAGGTAACATTGGAGTGGGTAAATGAAGCCTATCAAGTAGGTCTCACTACCCCAGAAATAAGAGCTAGCAGTCAATTTAAAGCAATCAATCCTTCTGGGAAAGTTGGTGCTTTGAAGGATGGTGATAATGTTGTTGGCGAAAATCTGGCAATTTTGTTATATTTGGCTGACAAGTATCAGCATAAGGGAATTTGTCCTCCTGTTGGGACACAGGAGCGAGCCCATGTTTATCAGTGGCTTTCCTATTTATCTTCAACACTTCATCCTGCATTTGGACAGGTTAATTTCCCCGGGCGTTTTGTTACACCCGAATCAGTAGATACTTTTCGGCAAATGGCACTTGAGCGGTTGATTGCAGTATTAAACTATGTTAATAATAGCTTTAATTCGCATGGTTTACTGGTTACAGATAAACCAACCATTGTAGAGGCTCAGGCTTATGGATTACTTCGCTGGAGTAATGGGTTTCATGGAAATCCTCCAGTTGTCGATATTAATGACTTTCCCCAAATTAAAGCCTTTTTTGAATTGATGGAAAAAGATAAAGCCGTTAAAAATGCCTTAGCAATTGAAGCGGGAAATATTGATAATCTTAATGATAGCCAGTTTGCTGGTTATTTTCTATTCAATTAA
- a CDS encoding symmetrical bis(5'-nucleosyl)-tetraphosphatase: MARYAIGDIQGCYKELMQLIKIIDFNPSKDVLYLVGDLVNRGPDSLEVIKWLYKNQDSVITVLGNHDIYLLARYTNLIRPDNEDTLSPLLRDKNIGRYIDWIRSCPLIYHDSQHILVHAGIYPQMDFNELLHISHAISNNLKSGNYRRFIDRIYGNKPNSWDSEMDHFKKMKFVINACTRMRLLNRHDYSLDYKYKGMLGNVPEDLVPWFHAPFDSSIDKKIVFGHWAALGFFHDRHYLALDTGCAWGRKLTAINLENSEIAQVVYGTV, encoded by the coding sequence ATGGCTAGATATGCAATAGGAGATATTCAGGGTTGCTATAAAGAACTCATGCAATTGATTAAAATCATTGATTTCAATCCAAGTAAGGATGTGCTCTATCTGGTTGGTGATTTAGTAAACCGCGGTCCAGATTCGCTTGAAGTAATAAAATGGCTATATAAAAATCAGGACTCGGTCATTACTGTGCTTGGTAATCACGATATATACCTTCTTGCCAGATATACCAATCTCATCCGCCCGGATAACGAAGATACCCTATCTCCCTTACTCCGTGATAAAAATATTGGTCGTTATATTGATTGGATTCGCTCCTGCCCATTAATTTATCATGATAGCCAACATATTCTGGTTCATGCGGGGATTTATCCACAAATGGATTTTAATGAGTTACTGCATATTAGCCACGCAATAAGCAATAATCTCAAATCAGGCAACTACCGTCGCTTTATTGACCGGATTTATGGTAATAAGCCAAATAGTTGGGATAGTGAAATGGATCATTTCAAAAAAATGAAGTTTGTAATTAACGCTTGTACCAGAATGCGCTTACTCAATCGCCATGATTACTCGCTTGATTACAAATATAAGGGTATGCTTGGAAATGTACCGGAAGATTTGGTTCCATGGTTTCACGCACCATTTGATTCGAGCATCGACAAAAAAATTGTCTTTGGTCACTGGGCAGCGCTAGGTTTCTTTCATGATAGACACTATCTAGCATTAGATACTGGCTGTGCCTGGGGGCGTAAATTAACTGCGATTAATCTGGAAAATTCAGAAATAGCTCAGGTAGTATATGGTACAGTTTAA
- a CDS encoding chorismate--pyruvate lyase family protein, with product MVQFKPLLGYPKHSEFEELLSSCGSMTKQLEEKGHHLSVTLLSEAYHEEYFRRYTILNLDNIPVVVACSQTDIKNQYFHSLLKNASTTPIGKFLFAKDSKVKRESDMAIELVTINDLQDYPILTANLLSHKYQQSQQFWQRKSLFTYNSESFELIEILLPELDLLFQ from the coding sequence ATGGTACAGTTTAAACCGCTACTGGGGTATCCTAAGCATAGCGAATTTGAAGAGTTACTCAGTTCCTGTGGTTCCATGACCAAACAACTGGAAGAAAAAGGGCACCATCTGAGCGTAACCCTACTCTCCGAAGCATATCATGAGGAATATTTTCGCCGTTATACTATCCTTAATCTCGATAATATCCCAGTTGTTGTCGCTTGCAGCCAGACAGATATAAAAAATCAGTATTTTCATAGCTTACTTAAAAACGCTAGCACCACGCCTATTGGGAAATTCCTTTTTGCAAAAGATAGCAAAGTAAAGCGTGAATCAGACATGGCAATAGAATTGGTTACAATAAATGACCTCCAAGACTACCCAATACTTACCGCTAACTTACTAAGTCATAAATATCAGCAGTCTCAACAATTTTGGCAGCGAAAGTCACTATTTACATATAATAGCGAATCTTTTGAACTAATCGAAATTTTGTTACCTGAGTTGGACCTGCTTTTTCAATAA
- a CDS encoding DUF1566 domain-containing protein, protein MNNKLYQLLGLFFISGNVLAASIAKVPATGETGGVTGSGSGVAWPTTRFVVSGDCVTDNLTGLMWPKNGIIGFEATEGGGPISQPNYANTDPTLNNLSWANATIAISNMNSAFIKLCGYSDWRLPNKVELKSLVNYGNSNPANWLIVQGFSSVQADNYWSSSSYAPNTNFAWYVYFNDGYVGADDKTGNGYVWPVRAGQ, encoded by the coding sequence ATGAATAACAAATTATATCAATTATTGGGCTTATTCTTTATCAGTGGCAATGTCTTGGCGGCATCCATAGCAAAAGTTCCTGCGACCGGTGAGACCGGCGGTGTAACAGGCTCAGGAAGTGGTGTTGCCTGGCCAACTACCCGCTTTGTAGTAAGTGGTGACTGTGTAACCGATAATCTGACCGGGCTAATGTGGCCGAAAAATGGCATTATTGGTTTTGAAGCAACTGAAGGTGGTGGACCAATCTCGCAACCAAATTATGCTAATACTGATCCAACTCTAAATAACCTTAGCTGGGCAAATGCTACAATAGCAATTAGTAATATGAATTCAGCATTTATTAAATTATGTGGCTATTCTGACTGGCGCTTACCGAATAAAGTAGAACTAAAAAGTTTGGTAAACTATGGTAATAGTAATCCGGCTAACTGGCTAATTGTTCAGGGTTTTAGTAGTGTACAAGCCGATAATTATTGGTCGTCTTCTAGCTACGCGCCAAATACTAATTTCGCGTGGTACGTCTACTTCAATGACGGCTATGTGGGTGCGGATGATAAGACTGGTAATGGCTATGTGTGGCCAGTCCGTGCTGGACAGTAG
- a CDS encoding reverse transcriptase domain-containing protein: MLKTKSTEGVFSLINLYRQYLKCRRNKRDHNLRWLAREVICANSQQNMLLKGNVELFKQLPAHKSLLNAPSGKGLPIGNLSSQFFANVYLNQLDQFVKHHLKCRYYVRYCDDFILLDNSKEQLEQFRRQIEQFLAKRLLLKLNPRYHAVLPISNGINYLGYIIHREYRLVRKRVINNLYAKLSELLARLCKHDAKGTIYIYYDYSQLTTLRSVLASYLGHFQHANSYRLIESIWQRFSQLSYFFELKWQANAKVNLIPRYVFKRTIVGGITSQYGYYVSCFRGDILFFQVGYYYEFYYELPLAIIELLKLRRLECSSRKAYYGFPCHKEAEYLAKILGLGYSVVIIRETESYLGRIKQRLPVVKIFKQGLNHE, encoded by the coding sequence ATGCTAAAGACCAAATCTACAGAGGGGGTATTCTCGCTGATAAATTTATATCGCCAGTACTTAAAATGTCGCCGTAATAAGCGTGATCACAATTTACGTTGGCTAGCACGCGAGGTTATCTGTGCTAATTCACAGCAAAATATGTTACTTAAAGGTAATGTGGAGCTATTTAAGCAATTGCCAGCGCATAAAAGTTTATTGAATGCCCCATCAGGTAAAGGCTTACCAATCGGTAATTTAAGTAGTCAATTTTTTGCTAATGTTTATTTGAATCAGTTAGACCAGTTTGTCAAACATCACCTGAAGTGTCGTTACTATGTGCGTTATTGTGATGATTTTATTTTGCTGGATAATTCAAAAGAGCAACTGGAACAGTTTAGACGCCAAATTGAGCAGTTTTTAGCAAAGCGATTATTACTAAAGCTAAACCCACGTTATCATGCGGTATTACCAATCAGCAATGGCATTAACTATCTGGGTTATATCATTCATCGTGAATACCGTTTGGTACGTAAGCGGGTAATTAATAATCTATATGCAAAATTAAGTGAATTATTAGCTAGGCTCTGTAAACATGATGCTAAGGGAACTATATATATTTACTATGACTATTCGCAATTAACTACATTGCGTTCGGTATTGGCATCATATTTGGGACATTTTCAACATGCTAATAGTTATCGTTTGATTGAAAGTATTTGGCAAAGGTTTAGCCAATTAAGCTACTTTTTCGAATTAAAATGGCAGGCTAATGCTAAGGTTAACTTAATACCGCGTTATGTTTTTAAAAGAACTATAGTTGGCGGAATAACTAGCCAGTATGGTTATTATGTTAGTTGTTTTAGGGGGGATATTTTATTTTTTCAGGTTGGCTATTATTATGAATTTTATTATGAGTTACCGTTAGCCATTATTGAGCTATTAAAGCTACGCCGTCTGGAATGTTCCAGCCGCAAGGCTTATTATGGCTTTCCCTGTCATAAGGAAGCTGAATATCTGGCTAAAATTCTGGGGCTGGGGTATAGCGTCGTAATTATTCGCGAAACGGAAAGTTATTTGGGGCGTATAAAACAGCGCCTACCAGTAGTTAAAATTTTTAAACAAGGATTAAATCATGAATAA
- a CDS encoding four helix bundle protein, protein MAKYEHLPIYKGALDLAVYLEKAVSGFSRYHKYSLGADLRRIARQNISLIVRANSETDRLATLLLLRNSLEELMVGLRIAKELQTFKSLQSFIFAIEKVIQLSRQNEGWIKSLKELPEQQLVKK, encoded by the coding sequence ATGGCTAAATATGAACATCTGCCGATTTATAAAGGTGCGCTTGATCTTGCGGTTTATCTGGAAAAAGCAGTAAGTGGCTTTAGCCGTTACCATAAGTATAGTTTAGGGGCTGATTTACGACGGATTGCCCGCCAGAATATTAGTTTAATCGTGCGAGCTAATTCCGAAACTGATAGATTAGCCACCTTGTTATTACTTCGAAATTCATTAGAAGAATTAATGGTCGGGCTAAGGATTGCCAAAGAATTACAGACCTTTAAAAGCTTGCAAAGTTTTATTTTTGCAATTGAAAAAGTGATTCAGCTTAGTCGCCAGAATGAAGGCTGGATTAAAAGCCTGAAAGAACTGCCAGAACAGCAACTAGTCAAAAAATAG
- a CDS encoding DUF1566 domain-containing protein gives MNLQQLDKKLSLKQIVSLLLTSALATACSNSGGGSNGNNNGGNGDVSSLQLVAPKTIYSLPSESGAGYIVINNPTGSAVKNLSYRLNYQTGSGTSAEIDPASAAECAVVAAYSQCNIKVTIPAGTVAGSIGVSADNSGTSLLSKLGRSLKADTVKNVAYSGIEQAAYNSLSGADGVTLSYYHTVINGTPYILVSGLVASANAGSFNNVVLVDSNNNPIPNQQLIAGSGSYTQGKTFSVLLPAPSGNNLSQTIKVQTQQVNNGQTTVVSTATTSSTLTTKENIGIAEMLPSAVYLTSSSPEQTISFVNTGDAMAQLQELTANNPNIEIVFNPTSLASGGITSAVLRLKNPEIAGTSGNISLSYNNGQEQTVTSGIVDQNVNPAPSPSPTPPPTPPTPPPPPPAPRAGLTAAINPDSQFYVTTASPSTTRQLTLTNTGDTDETAIIFTLPANFTISNGADPATACAVTNPTSPATISNTLQPGSSCTVTVTYNNSTATSQGTDNISIAYNYNGATPAPSPTTAAVSYQVTQSTASLSVSPSSHNFGSIVNNNTDASADVEFTITNSGDIATDGTSFTRTITGTNNTMFTLNNTGIAEQDQCSTSLAAGASCKVNVKFGPTATAVNPASATLNANYIPYSGQGSTAATSSLSGVSVSAASINITGPVASGFSGTGVSGDPYVVITNNSGTLTYTFTNTGTQDATDFYVTNSTLPTGYTRSGGTCASSSTGTNLPNTGGSNTCTVIYTINSGTAGTNNFNQNVMTEHWTDGANPSGTSQAVGSNLTYVTVQAPPALSIAISSIAGTSSSVMGTTPITFTATISGSGSSTLSATLANSVTGTIVSNPSPCALDTSGTTSCTFSIIPWNTAGFANSIVGTPGYDPFTPIGTDITLSATNGASITGVTANTINYIITTPYVYLAADVPGNATTAGTGITWGTGGAVATRFTVGSGLEANCITDNLTGLMWPKNGIIGFKATSTGGPITQPDYANTDPTLNYLSWANAATAISNMNAATINLCGHNDWYLPTVNDLASLINDAYVGDQGAWLSLQGFQNVRADNYWSSSFYAPFTDFAWFVYFTDGVVAARDITRDNFVWPVRLVQ, from the coding sequence ATGAACCTACAGCAATTAGATAAAAAACTATCCCTGAAACAGATAGTATCACTATTACTCACTTCAGCACTAGCAACCGCTTGTTCAAATAGTGGTGGCGGAAGTAATGGTAACAATAATGGCGGAAATGGTGATGTTAGCAGCTTACAGCTGGTAGCCCCAAAAACAATCTATAGCTTACCATCCGAAAGCGGAGCAGGCTATATAGTAATCAATAACCCAACTGGAAGTGCAGTAAAGAACCTTAGCTATAGACTAAACTACCAAACTGGTAGTGGAACATCAGCAGAGATAGATCCGGCAAGTGCAGCTGAGTGTGCTGTAGTAGCAGCGTATAGCCAGTGTAATATAAAAGTAACAATTCCAGCTGGAACAGTAGCTGGTAGCATTGGAGTAAGTGCGGATAATAGTGGTACTAGCTTACTAAGTAAGCTTGGAAGATCATTAAAAGCAGATACGGTGAAGAATGTTGCGTATAGCGGAATAGAACAGGCAGCGTATAATAGCTTAAGCGGAGCGGATGGAGTAACGCTAAGTTACTACCATACGGTGATTAATGGTACACCATATATCTTGGTGAGTGGACTGGTAGCTTCAGCAAATGCAGGTAGCTTCAATAATGTAGTATTGGTAGATAGCAATAATAACCCGATACCAAATCAGCAGCTAATCGCAGGAAGTGGTAGCTACACCCAAGGTAAGACATTTAGTGTATTATTGCCAGCTCCATCAGGGAATAATCTCAGCCAAACAATAAAAGTTCAAACCCAGCAAGTCAATAATGGACAAACAACAGTAGTATCGACAGCGACAACAAGTAGTACGCTGACGACAAAAGAGAATATCGGGATAGCGGAGATGCTGCCATCAGCGGTATACCTAACATCAAGCAGTCCGGAGCAGACAATCAGCTTTGTAAATACCGGGGATGCAATGGCACAGTTACAAGAGCTGACAGCCAATAATCCGAATATCGAGATAGTGTTTAATCCAACAAGTCTGGCAAGCGGTGGAATAACAAGCGCAGTATTAAGATTAAAGAATCCAGAGATAGCTGGGACAAGTGGAAATATAAGCTTATCATACAATAATGGACAGGAACAAACTGTCACGAGTGGTATAGTTGATCAGAATGTAAATCCAGCACCGAGTCCAAGTCCGACACCGCCGCCTACACCGCCTACGCCACCGCCGCCACCTCCAGCGCCAAGAGCCGGATTAACCGCAGCAATTAATCCAGATAGCCAGTTTTATGTAACAACGGCAAGTCCTAGCACCACTAGACAGCTAACACTGACTAATACTGGAGATACTGATGAGACTGCAATAATATTCACCTTACCAGCTAATTTCACCATCAGTAATGGAGCTGACCCAGCTACAGCATGTGCTGTAACCAATCCTACCAGCCCGGCAACGATCAGTAACACGCTCCAGCCGGGAAGTAGCTGTACGGTAACGGTAACTTATAATAATTCAACAGCAACCTCACAGGGAACAGATAATATCAGTATTGCCTATAACTACAATGGAGCAACTCCGGCACCAAGTCCGACAACAGCAGCGGTTAGTTATCAGGTAACGCAGTCAACAGCAAGCCTGAGCGTAAGCCCATCTAGCCATAACTTTGGTAGTATAGTTAATAATAATACAGATGCAAGTGCAGATGTAGAGTTTACGATAACAAATAGTGGTGATATAGCCACCGATGGTACGAGTTTTACCCGTACAATTACAGGTACGAATAATACTATGTTTACTCTGAATAATACCGGTATCGCAGAACAGGATCAATGTAGCACCTCCCTAGCAGCAGGAGCAAGCTGTAAGGTAAATGTGAAATTTGGACCAACAGCTACAGCTGTAAATCCGGCAAGTGCAACCCTAAATGCGAACTATATACCATATAGCGGACAGGGATCGACAGCTGCGACAAGTAGCCTAAGTGGGGTTTCAGTATCAGCAGCCAGTATCAATATAACGGGACCTGTAGCAAGTGGCTTTAGTGGAACTGGAGTTTCAGGTGATCCATATGTGGTAATAACCAATAATAGTGGAACACTAACCTATACCTTTACTAATACGGGTACCCAAGATGCCACAGACTTCTACGTAACCAACAGCACGCTACCTACTGGCTATACAAGAAGTGGTGGTACATGTGCATCATCATCAACTGGCACTAATTTACCGAATACAGGCGGTAGCAATACCTGTACCGTGATCTACACAATCAATAGCGGAACGGCAGGAACTAATAACTTCAATCAGAACGTAATGACAGAGCACTGGACAGATGGAGCAAATCCGTCAGGGACCAGTCAGGCTGTAGGCAGCAATCTAACTTATGTGACGGTACAAGCCCCACCAGCATTATCGATTGCGATAAGTAGCATTGCCGGAACTTCATCAAGCGTAATGGGAACAACTCCGATTACATTTACTGCGACTATAAGTGGTAGTGGCTCATCGACATTAAGTGCGACGCTAGCCAATTCAGTTACTGGGACAATAGTATCAAATCCAAGCCCGTGTGCTTTAGATACGTCAGGAACTACCAGCTGTACCTTTAGCATAATTCCATGGAATACAGCAGGCTTTGCTAATAGTATCGTAGGCACCCCTGGCTACGATCCATTTACGCCGATAGGTACGGATATCACATTATCCGCGACGAATGGAGCAAGCATAACTGGTGTAACAGCCAACACCATCAACTACATTATAACTACACCATATGTATATCTGGCAGCAGACGTGCCTGGAAATGCTACAACCGCAGGAACTGGTATCACTTGGGGAACTGGTGGTGCTGTAGCTACGCGCTTTACAGTAGGTAGTGGACTTGAAGCAAATTGTATTACCGATAATCTTACCGGGCTAATGTGGCCTAAAAATGGGATTATTGGTTTTAAAGCTACTAGTACTGGTGGACCAATCACGCAACCTGATTATGCTAATACTGATCCAACCCTAAATTACCTTAGCTGGGCAAATGCTGCAACAGCGATTAGTAATATGAATGCAGCTACTATTAATTTATGTGGACATAATGACTGGTACTTACCCACAGTTAATGATTTAGCCAGTCTTATTAACGATGCTTATGTGGGTGATCAGGGTGCATGGCTGAGTTTACAAGGTTTTCAGAATGTACGAGCCGATAATTATTGGTCGTCTTCTTTCTACGCGCCTTTTACTGATTTCGCGTGGTTCGTCTACTTCACTGACGGCGTTGTGGCTGCGCGTGATATTACTCGTGATAACTTTGTGTGGCCAGTACGTCTGGTGCAGTGA
- the rfaE2 gene encoding D-glycero-beta-D-manno-heptose 1-phosphate adenylyltransferase, whose amino-acid sequence MNYPTPKFEQKIIHPENIAVRLRDIKSKTPLVFTNGCFDVLHRGHVTYLAQARELGAAMIVALNTDESVKRQGKGDDRPINCLANRLAVMASLECVDFVTYFDEDTPLNLILQIMPEILVKGGDWAVDKIVGSQQVLANGGQVHSIPFLYDTSTTKLVQQIRNNGN is encoded by the coding sequence ATGAACTACCCTACACCTAAATTTGAACAAAAAATAATTCATCCAGAAAATATAGCTGTGAGATTGCGTGACATTAAATCAAAAACACCATTAGTTTTTACTAATGGCTGCTTTGATGTTTTACATCGTGGGCATGTTACCTATCTTGCTCAGGCACGTGAATTAGGTGCCGCAATGATAGTAGCACTTAATACCGATGAATCAGTAAAACGGCAAGGTAAGGGAGATGATAGACCAATCAATTGTCTAGCAAATCGGCTCGCAGTCATGGCTAGTCTTGAATGTGTTGATTTTGTAACTTATTTCGACGAAGATACACCATTAAACCTGATATTGCAGATAATGCCGGAAATCTTGGTAAAAGGTGGCGATTGGGCTGTTGATAAAATTGTCGGTAGCCAGCAAGTTCTTGCTAATGGTGGGCAAGTTCACTCGATTCCATTTTTATACGATACTTCAACAACAAAACTAGTCCAACAAATACGTAACAATGGAAATTAA
- a CDS encoding biotin--[acetyl-CoA-carboxylase] ligase, with amino-acid sequence MEIKLLKTLEEYSSLTIHELSEHLNQNSLQTLSQIAHIREIAPDLINSDNGKYQLSKQLNWLNQEKLKTSLANNNHPLVILDSIPSTNTYALENINTLADKTIISCNWQYAGRGRFERRWLSTIAHDLTVSFLYHFERDVNILLLPLVSAIAVNRLLKNYSITNKIKWPNDIYVDQQKVAGILVESRISTNMSKVVIGIGLDNFRNWERNQLLADLTLVLDNILSEFVLFGFALIRREWLDNCMHLNEEVSLIENGVEIARGIHYDIGTNGELIIKTQNQLQSYSSSLISLKTK; translated from the coding sequence ATGGAAATTAAACTTCTCAAAACCCTTGAAGAATATAGTTCATTAACGATACATGAATTAAGTGAACATCTTAATCAAAATTCACTACAAACATTGAGTCAAATAGCGCATATCAGAGAGATTGCACCAGATTTAATTAACTCAGATAATGGCAAATATCAGCTAAGCAAGCAGCTAAATTGGTTAAACCAAGAAAAGCTCAAAACTTCACTGGCAAATAATAACCATCCGCTGGTTATTCTTGATAGCATCCCATCAACTAATACCTACGCGTTAGAGAACATCAATACCTTAGCGGATAAAACAATTATTAGCTGCAACTGGCAATATGCCGGACGCGGCAGGTTTGAACGCAGGTGGCTAAGTACGATTGCACATGATCTGACGGTATCCTTTCTTTATCATTTTGAACGCGATGTTAATATTTTACTGTTGCCATTAGTTAGTGCAATCGCGGTAAACCGACTGCTAAAAAACTACTCCATTACCAACAAAATTAAATGGCCAAATGATATTTATGTTGATCAACAAAAAGTTGCCGGAATTCTGGTTGAAAGCCGCATCTCTACCAATATGAGCAAGGTAGTAATTGGAATTGGACTAGATAATTTCAGAAACTGGGAACGGAATCAGCTACTTGCTGATTTAACACTTGTACTGGATAATATTCTGAGTGAATTTGTGTTATTTGGCTTTGCCCTAATTCGCCGCGAGTGGTTAGATAACTGCATGCATCTAAATGAAGAGGTCTCTTTAATCGAAAATGGAGTTGAAATAGCTAGAGGTATCCATTATGATATTGGCACAAATGGCGAGTTAATTATAAAAACCCAGAATCAGCTACAGAGTTATTCAAGCTCATTGATAAGCCTAAAGACAAAATAA
- a CDS encoding TolC family protein produces MQNIIILLSIIFISACSWIKSPTTPEVDAPQKFNSAGDYYSNIESLPYLAWWQQFNDPQLNKLIESGLNNNLEIKIAISNLEQAEGILKQAQLSWIPFVSIYAGYSSNPAFGNPGTFFGIWPQYVPNIFKIYKQQQQAKYNVAVNQAMVDGVRLTLISQIAASYFTLISSQEQLKLLTALDKDSQTLIDLTKSQLKIGLRDNIDLTQLTANEKLIQAQINLVNQNIVISQNSIKYLLNQNPGKINSSDNFSRIDFNKFKPGSLPAQVLQNRPDLIMAENMVKSSHEGVGVAYGNLFPTIQLDSFFGQGSFNGTVANPNQYLNMNDAYINWQINPATFGQIEAQKGAYKGTVYQYIQTVRKILKEVDNSYITNQSTSKNYENTKEAYIELNKKYNLYQGLYKSGILSYPELINNKLDLDKLALVLNQSKLQQALSLVNLYQNLAGGYKYNRETEITQDKE; encoded by the coding sequence ATGCAAAATATCATTATTCTTTTGAGCATAATCTTTATTAGCGCTTGTAGCTGGATTAAATCGCCTACAACGCCTGAAGTTGATGCACCACAAAAATTTAATTCAGCAGGTGACTACTACTCTAATATTGAAAGTCTCCCATATCTAGCATGGTGGCAACAATTTAATGATCCACAGCTAAATAAACTGATTGAAAGTGGGCTTAATAATAATCTGGAAATAAAAATTGCAATCAGTAATCTGGAACAGGCAGAAGGTATTTTAAAACAAGCGCAACTAAGTTGGATACCATTTGTAAGTATCTATGCAGGTTACTCATCAAACCCGGCATTTGGTAATCCTGGTACGTTTTTCGGTATCTGGCCGCAATACGTACCAAATATCTTCAAGATTTATAAACAGCAACAGCAAGCAAAATATAATGTAGCAGTTAACCAAGCAATGGTTGATGGTGTTCGTCTGACATTAATTAGCCAAATTGCCGCGAGTTACTTTACGCTTATCAGTAGTCAAGAGCAACTAAAGTTATTAACTGCCCTAGATAAAGATAGTCAAACACTTATTGATCTGACCAAGTCGCAGCTAAAAATTGGCTTGCGTGATAATATTGATTTAACCCAATTGACTGCAAATGAAAAGCTGATTCAGGCACAAATTAATTTGGTTAACCAAAATATAGTAATCAGTCAAAACTCAATCAAGTATCTGCTAAACCAGAACCCTGGCAAGATCAATAGTAGTGATAATTTTAGCCGGATTGATTTTAATAAATTTAAACCCGGTAGCCTACCCGCACAGGTGTTACAAAACCGTCCAGATTTGATAATGGCAGAAAATATGGTTAAATCAAGCCATGAAGGTGTTGGCGTCGCTTATGGTAATTTATTCCCAACGATACAGCTGGATAGTTTTTTTGGTCAGGGCAGTTTCAATGGTACGGTAGCCAATCCAAACCAATACCTGAATATGAATGATGCCTATATAAATTGGCAGATAAATCCGGCAACTTTTGGGCAAATTGAAGCACAAAAAGGTGCCTATAAAGGAACAGTATATCAATATATCCAAACAGTCCGAAAGATCCTCAAGGAAGTTGATAACAGTTACATTACGAATCAAAGCACCAGTAAGAACTACGAAAATACCAAAGAAGCATATATTGAACTAAATAAAAAATATAATCTTTATCAGGGTCTTTATAAATCAGGAATCTTATCCTACCCAGAACTTATCAATAATAAACTTGATTTAGATAAACTGGCATTAGTGTTAAATCAAAGTAAATTACAGCAAGCATTATCATTGGTAAACCTCTACCAGAATCTTGCTGGCGGATACAAATATAATCGTGAAACAGAAATAACTCAGGATAAAGAATGA